In Ictidomys tridecemlineatus isolate mIctTri1 chromosome 16, mIctTri1.hap1, whole genome shotgun sequence, a single genomic region encodes these proteins:
- the LOC144371258 gene encoding uncharacterized protein LOC144371258: protein MLPTWSEPPPGRLPGPVESLHHWAVPKGRKAKKTYQCEECNALKNFTQHHSVHTEDMPCKCKECDKTFSQHASLKNYQRIHTGEKPYKCKVCGMSFNRNSNLDRHNRIHTGEKPYKCNVCGKSFSEKSSFTQHQRIHTGEKPYKCKECGKAFNSISQRNCHKRIHTGEKPYECKVCGKSFSEKSSLTKHQRIHTGEKPYNCKECGKSFNQKIDLIRHLRMHTGEKPYMCTVCGKIFRHKSSLTRHQRIHTGEKPYKCKECGKAFNTISQLNCHKRIHTGEKPYKCKVCGMSFNRNSNLDRHNRIHTGEKPYKCKVCGKSFNTNSNLDCHNSIHTGEKPYKCTVCGKGFSEKSSLTQHKRIHTGEKPYKCKECCKAFNSISQRNCHKRIHTGEKPYKCKVCGKSFNKNSNLDCHNRIHTGEKPYKYNVCGKSFSEKSSLTKHQRIHTGEKPYKCKECGKSFNQKIDLIRHLRMHTGEKPYMCTVCGKIFRHKSSLTQHQGIHTGEKPYKCKECGKAFNSISQLNCHKRIHTGEKPYKCKLCGKSFNQKSSLTKHQQIHTGEKPYRCKECGNSFNQKIVLTRHLRIHSGEKPYKRRECGKDSNQQSSLTRHQRTHIREKSYKCEEWQSF, encoded by the exons ATGCTGCCAACCTGGTCGGAGCCTCCTCCAGGGCGCCTGCCAGGCCCAGTCGAGAGCCTCCACCACTGGGCAGTTCCCAaggggcgaaaggcca agaaaacctaccaatgtgaagaatgcaatgcactcaagaactttactcaacatcacagtgttcatacagaagatatgccatgcaaatgcaaagaatgtgacaaaac TTTCAGTCAACACGCAagtcttaaaaattaccagagaattcatactggagagaagccctacaaatgtaaagtgtgtggcatgagctttaatagaaactcaaatcttgatcgccacaacaggattcatactggagagaaaccctacaaatgtaatgtgtgtggcaagagttttagtgaaaaatcatcatttactcagcaccagcgaatccacactggagagaagccctacaaatgtaaagagtgtggcaaagcttttaatagcatctcacagcgtaattgtcacaaaaggattcatactggagagaagccctacgaatgtaaagtgtgtggcaagagttttagtgaaaaatcatcacttactaagcaccagcgaatccacactggagagaagccctacaattgtaaagaatgtggcaaaagttttaatcaaaaaatagatcttattcggcacctgagaatgcacactggagagaagccctacatgtgtacagtgtgtggcaaaattTTCCGTcacaaatcatcacttactcggcaccagcgaatccacactggagagaagccctacaaatgtaaagagtgtggcaaagcttttaataccatctcacagcttaattgtcacaaaaggattcatactggagagaagccctacaaatgtaaagtgtgtggcatgagctttaatagaaactcaaatcttgatcgccacaacaggattcatactggagagaagccctataaatgtaaagtgtgtggcaagagttttaatacaaactcaaatcttgattgccacaacagtattcatactggagagaaaccctacaaatgtactGTGTGTGGCAAGggttttagtgaaaaatcatcacttactcagcacaagcgaatccacactggagagaagccctacaaatgtaaagagtgttgcaaagcttttaatagcatctcacagcgtaattgtcacaaaaggattcatactggagagaagccctacaaatgtaaagtgtgtggcaagagttttaataaaaactcaaatcttgattgccacaacaggattcatactggagagaaaccctacaaatatAATgtatgtggcaagagttttagtgaaaaatcatcacttactaagcaccagcgaatccacactggagagaagccctacaaatgtaaagaatgtggcaaaagttttaatcaaaaaatagatcttattcggcacctgagaatgcacactggagagaagccctacatgtgtacagtgtgtggcaaaattTTTCGTcacaaatcatcacttactcagcaccagggaatccacactggagagaagccctacaaatgtaaagaatgtggcaaagcttttaatagcatctcacagcttaattgtcacaaaaggattcatactggagagaagccctacaaatgtaaattgtgtggcaagagtttcaatcaaaaatcatcacttactaagcaccagcaaatccacactggagagaagccctacagatgtaaagaatgtggcaatagttttaatcaaaaaatagtacttactcggcacctgagaatccacagtggagagaagccctacaaacgtagagaatgtggcaaagattctaatcaacaatcatcacttactcgacatCAGAGAACCCATattagagagaagtcctataaatgtgaagaatggcaaagcttttaa